The Bacillus sp. Bos-x628 genome segment TGACCTTCTGTTAAGTGCTGTTTGGAATTATGATTTTGCCGGTGATACACGTATTGTCGATGTACATATCAGCCATTTGCGTGACAAAATTGAAAAGAATACGAAAAAACCAACATACATTAAAACGATTCGCGGCTTAGGGTACAAATTGGAGGAGCCAAAGCCAAATGAATAAAATTAGAACCCGGCTTTTTTCTGGGCTCATCTTTCTCCTGTTTATTGTCTTTTTAGGACTCGGACTCTTTTTGGATCACATGTTTCATGTCTTCTATGAAACAAAATTAACAGAACGAATGGAAAAAGAATCGAACTTTCTCCTTTCTTCAATAAATGGTGATGATCTGAACGCAAAGCAAAACGAGGACATCCTCAAAAAAGCAAAAGAGCATTTCAATATGAATGCTTCTATTGTGGATACTGAGGGGAACATCATACATACAACGGGTCAAGTAGAACAAAAAGCCATCATTCAAAGAGTGCTGCAAAATGAACGTCTCCAATCAAAAGGAACAGTCATTGATGATGAGCGTGATGCTTTATTTCATTATGCTGTCCCCATCATGAAACAGAACGAACCGGCGGGATATCTTTTTCTACATGCTACATTCCAGCCTTTAAATGAAATTGACAGCCAGCTTTGGCTTGCACTTGCATTTTGTCTTGGGACTGCTGTGATCATTATTGTCTTCTTTGGCTACCGAATGTCGATGAAATATGTGAAGCCGATTGATTATGCCACAAAGGTAGCAAAGCAGCTTGAACGAGGTAATTATGATACGAACAATTATGAAGAGCTGATCATTGAAACAAGTGAGCTCAATACGTCTATGAAGCGTCTTGCAGAAAGTCTTCAAGAAATGACGAGTACTGGAGAAATGCAGAGAGATCGTCTTCAAACGGTTATTGAAAACATTGGAGCGGGCATTATTTTGATTGATAAGATGGGATATATCAACCTTGTCAATCGAACATTCCGCAAACAATTTAAAGTACAAAAGCACATTTACATGCACAAGCTGTATCATGAAGCATTTACTCATGAAGAAATTATCGAATTAATTGACGAAATTTTCATGACGGAAACCAAAGTTCGGAAGTTTTTGCGACTTGCAATTGATATTGAACGTCGCTACTTCCAGGTCGACGGCGTCCCGATTTTAAGTACTGATGATGAATGGAAAGGAATTGTCCTTGTTTTTCATGATGTCACGGAAACAAAGCAATTAGAACAGATGAGGAAAGACTTTGTTGCCAACGTGTCTCATGAATTAAAAACACCCATTACATCGATTAAAGGATTTACTGAAACGCTACTTGATGGAGCAATTGATGACAAAGAAGCACTTACGGAATTTCTCTCAATTATACTAAAAGAGAGTGTCCGCTTAGAAACACTCATTCAAGATTTACTAGATCTCTCTAAAATAGAACAGCAGCATTTTAAGCTAAATATACAAGAAGCAAATGCGACAGAAATCATACACGAGATCAAAACCTTGCTTCAGCATAAAGCCGCAGAAAAAGGGATTCAATTACATGTGCGTGTTCCGAAAGAACCCGTCTATGTCATGGCAGATCCACTGAGACTAAAGCAAATATTCTTAAATCTTGTCAACAACGCACTCACCTATACACCAGAGGGTGGAAGTGTCACGATCACTGCGAGACCACGGAAGGATGGCTATGAATTTGATGTGGAAGATACAGGAATTGGGATGAAAAAAAGCGAGATTCCAAGAATTTTTGAGAGATTTTATCGAATTGATAAAGATAGAAGTAGAAATTCAGGCGGCACAGGGCTCGGGCTTGCCATTGTGAAACACCTTGTAGATGCACATGAAGGGACGATCTCTGTCCGCAGTAAACAAGGCAAAGGAACGACTTTTACAGTGAGCTTGAAATCGAAATAGAAAAAGGAAAGAGATGTGAAAATTTACATCAACTTTACAATGAGTTCACGTTTTGTTAAACAATCATTGATAGGATGAATAGGAACCCCTTCATCCAAGGAGCCAATTTTGGAAGGACGAAAACACGTTTGTTTTCGTCCCTTTTTTATGCAGGTTCGTCTATTTTCTTTTCAAAATGAACTTTGATAAAATAAAGATACGACTTGATAAAGAGACGGCTGATAGGGCTCAGCCGATGGAGGATTAGAATAATGACAGACAAAAAGAAATTAGTACTTGTTGATGGAAACAGTCTCGCCTATCGAGCATTTTTCGCATTGCCGCTATTATCAAATGATAAAGGCGTTCATACAAATGCTATTTATGGCTTTGCAATGATCTTAATGAAGATGCTAGAGGACGAGAAACCGACACATATGCTGGTCGCATTTGATGCGGGTAAAACAACATTCCGTCACGAGACGTTCAAAGAATATAAAGGTGGAAGACAAAAAACGCCGCCAGAGCTATCTGAACAAATGCCGTTTATCCGTGAACTTTTAGATGCTTACAACGTCAAAAGGTACGAGCTTCCTCAATATGAGGCGGATGATATCATCGGGACATTAGCTGTTGAAGCAGAAAAAGATGGCTTTGAGGTCAAAATCTTTTCAGGAGATAAAGACTTAACACAGCTTGCAACAGACCATACAACGGTGGCCATTACGAAAAAAGGAATTACAGAAGTAGAATATTACACCCCCTCACATATTGAAGAGAAGTACGGACTACGCCCAGAGCAAATCATAGATATGAAAGGGTTAATGGGTGATTCCTCAGATAATATT includes the following:
- the pnpS gene encoding two-component system histidine kinase PnpS yields the protein MNKIRTRLFSGLIFLLFIVFLGLGLFLDHMFHVFYETKLTERMEKESNFLLSSINGDDLNAKQNEDILKKAKEHFNMNASIVDTEGNIIHTTGQVEQKAIIQRVLQNERLQSKGTVIDDERDALFHYAVPIMKQNEPAGYLFLHATFQPLNEIDSQLWLALAFCLGTAVIIIVFFGYRMSMKYVKPIDYATKVAKQLERGNYDTNNYEELIIETSELNTSMKRLAESLQEMTSTGEMQRDRLQTVIENIGAGIILIDKMGYINLVNRTFRKQFKVQKHIYMHKLYHEAFTHEEIIELIDEIFMTETKVRKFLRLAIDIERRYFQVDGVPILSTDDEWKGIVLVFHDVTETKQLEQMRKDFVANVSHELKTPITSIKGFTETLLDGAIDDKEALTEFLSIILKESVRLETLIQDLLDLSKIEQQHFKLNIQEANATEIIHEIKTLLQHKAAEKGIQLHVRVPKEPVYVMADPLRLKQIFLNLVNNALTYTPEGGSVTITARPRKDGYEFDVEDTGIGMKKSEIPRIFERFYRIDKDRSRNSGGTGLGLAIVKHLVDAHEGTISVRSKQGKGTTFTVSLKSK